The Tenebrio molitor chromosome 3, icTenMoli1.1, whole genome shotgun sequence genome contains a region encoding:
- the ND-B17 gene encoding uncharacterized protein ND-B17, with the protein MGKGPNLGVKPMSISGRFNNERERLLGMTDEERAFRKQWLKDQELAPNEPRPVPEMYKATYNPIRRAYRWPLNQLANILRPVLGEPRTTHFRYLTGKFFIGVAAAYWFTYYFKYNANDWTRFGGWRVYKSREAVVSGDPGYPKLSDRTKPSDYATRGFENCKLNL; encoded by the coding sequence ATGGGGAAAGGTCCGAACCTGGGCGTAAAGCCCATGTCAATATCCGGTCGCTTCAACAACGAGCGAGAACGTCTCTTGGGAATGACAGATGAGGAAAGAGCCTTTCGCAAACAATGGCTCAAAGACCAAGAGCTGGCCCCCAACGAACCGCGACCAGTTCCAGAAATGTACAAAGCCACGTACAATCCCATCCGACGAGCTTACCGCTGGCCGTTGAACCAGCTCGCTAACATTCTCAGACCAGTACTAGGAGAACCACGTACTACACACTTTCGCTACTTGACAGGAAAATTCTTTATTGGAGTCGCCGCCGCCTACTGGTTCACTTACTATTTTAAATACAACGCCAACGATTGGACGAGATTTGGAGGATGGAGAGTGTACAAGTCACGAGAAGCTGTCGTGAGTGGCGACCCTGGTTATCCGAAGCTGTCCGACCGAACAAAACCATCAGATTATGCCACAAGGGgctttgaaaattgtaagttaAATTTGTAA
- the Rpt6 gene encoding 26S proteasome regulatory subunit 8 has protein sequence MTVINKMEVDGGPKGEGFRSYYITKIEELQLIVAEKSQNLRRLQAQRNELNAKVRMLREELMLLQEQGSYVGEVVKPMDKKKVLVKVHPEGKFVVDIDKNIDINDVTPNCRVALRNESYTLHKILPNKVDPLVSLMMVEKVPDSTYEMVGGLDKQIKEIKEVIELPVKHPELFDALGIAQPKGVLLYGPPGTGKTLLARAVAHHTECTFIRVSGSELVQKFIGEGSRMVRELFVMAREHAPSIIFMDEIDSIGSSRIESGSGGDSEVQRTMLELLNQLDGFEATKNIKVIMATNRIDILDPALLRPGRIDRKIEFPPPNEEARLDILKIHSRKMNLTRGINLRKIAELMPGASGAEVKGVCTEAGMYALRERRVHVTQEDFEMAVAKVMQKDSEKNMSIKKLWK, from the exons atgaCCGTAATTAATAAG atggAAGTTGATGGAGGCCCCAAGGGTGAGGGGTTTCGATCATACTACATAACAAAAATTGAAGAATTGCAACTGATTGTTGCTGAGAAAAGTCAGAATTTGAGACGTTTGCAAGCGCAGAGAAACGAATTGAATGCTAAGG TGAGAATGCTTCGAGAAGAATTGATGCTGCTTCAAGAGCAAGGCAGCTATGTAGGGGAGGTTGTTAAACCCATGGATAAGAAGAAGGTTTTAGTCAAGGTGCATCCTGAAGgcaaatttgttgttgatattgataaaaatatagATATAAATGATGTGACTCCAAATTGTCGTGTAGCTTTGCGCAATGAGAGCTACACTTTGCACAAAATTTTACCCAACAAg GTTGATCCTTTGGTTTCTCTCATGATGGTAGAGAAGGTCCCAGATTCTACCTATGAAATGGTAGGAGGTTTAGATAAACAAATTAAGGAAATCAAGGAGGTTATTGAATTGCCAGTCAAACATCCTGAATTGTTTGATGCCTTAGGCATTGCTCAACCTAAAGGAGTATTATTGTATGGGCCCCCAG GAACCGGAAAAACGTTGCTGGCCCGAGCAGTAGCCCACCACACCGAGTGCACCTTCATCCGCGTCTCCGGCTCCGAACTGGTCCAGAAATTCATCGGCGAAGGTTCGCGAATGGTCCGCGAGCTGTTCGTGATGGCCCGCGAGCACGCCCCCTCGATCATCTTCATGGACGAAATCGACTCGATCGGATCGTCCCGCATAGAATCCGGATCCGGAGGCGACTCCGAAGTGCAGAGAACAATGTTGGAGCTCCTCAACCAACTGGACGGCTTCGAAGCCACCAAAAACATCAAAGTTATCATGGCCACCAACAGAATTGACATACTGGATCCCGCCTTGTTAAGACCCGGAAGGATCGATCGCAAAATCGAATTTCCCCCACCGAACGAAGAAGCCAGGCTCGACATCCTCAAAATCCACTCGAGAAAAATGAATCTGACGAGAGGAATCAACTTGAGGAAGATCGCAGAGTTGATGCCGGGAGCGAGCGGCGCCGAAGTCAAG GGTGTCTGCACCGAAGCCGGAATGTACGCGTTGCGGGAACGAAGAGTCCACGTGACGCAAGAAGATTTCGAGATGGCCGTGGCTAAAGTGATGCAAAAGGATTCGGAGAAGAACATGTCCATCAAGAAATTGTGGaagtaa
- the LOC138125473 gene encoding lys-63-specific deubiquitinase BRCC36-like, whose translation MISEDKYLKRVLLTSDVYAACLQHALTTEKEEVMGLLIGEVDEKKCISQISACVILHRSDKQPDRVEISPEQLCTASGYADELAHKLDKPMRVVGWYHSHPHITVWPSHVDVRTQVMYQMMDPLFVGIIFSVYQSDTGSTGNHVQVTCFQAYKAGSEYQRREIELVIENISIQRYNLESIASLPRILSQEEVQRHGGEGDDNIEDGLTWLHNDAFQTLALVHIVSKVAKPLCEDLDARLKSVNLRITELEKIKKKLLTEH comes from the exons ATGATCTCAGAGGACAAGTATTTAAAGCGAGTGTTGCTAACCAGCGACGTGTACGCGGCATGTCTTCAGCACGCCCTCACCACAGAGAAGGAAGAAGTAATGGGTCTCTTGATCGGCGAA GTAGACGAGAAGAAATGCATCTCTCAGATATCAGCGTGCGTGATTTTGCACCGCAGCGACAAACAACCCGACCGGGTGGAAATCTCGCCGGAACAACTGTGCACAGCGTCAGGATACGCCGACGAATTGGCACACAAGTTGGATAAGCCGATGAGGGTGGTAGGCTGGTACCACTCTCATCCACACATCACAGTATGGCCCAGTCACGTAG ATGTACGAACGCAAGTGATGTACCAGATGATGGACCCTCTCTTTGTCGGCATTATTTTTTCCGTGTACCAGAGTGACACAGGTTCTACAGGGAATCACGTTCAAGTGACGTGCTTCCAGGCGTACAAAGCCGGGTCGGAATACCAAAGAAGAGAAATTGAATTAGTTATAGAAAACATAAGTATACAAAGATACAATTTAGAAA GTATTGCGAGTCTGCCGCGGATATTGTCACAAGAAGAGGTACAAAGACATGGGGGCGAAGGTGATGATAACATCGAGGACGGCTTGACTTGGTTGCACAACGACGCCTTTCAAACTCTCGCTTTGGTGCATATTGTGTCCAAAGTGGCCAAGCCCCTGTGTGAGGATTTGGACGCGAGGCTGAAGTCGGTCAACTTGAGGATCACGGAGTTGGAAAAGATCAAAAAGAAATTGCTCACGGAACACTGA
- the LOC138125474 gene encoding NECAP-like protein CG9132: MDTYESVILVKPEVFVFNIPPRASNRGYRAADWNLAEPAWTGRMRLISKGNECAIKLEDKNSGELFAKCPIETYPGIAIEPVTDSSRYFVLRIQDDNGRTAFIGIGFGDRSDSFDLNVALQDHFKWLKKEKQISEEPNAPALDLGFKEGETIKINMKITKKDGSEGSGRTKLKSGNGGGLGLLPPPPSGKLPAPPGSSPAGSPAHAPKSENTTGETWGEFASAQGSATTPVPPSTNSNWVQF; this comes from the exons ATGGACACCTACGAAAGTGTTATATTGGTTAAACCAGAGGTGTTCGTGTTTAATATACCCCCTAGAGCTTCCAACAGAGGCTACAG AGCGGCGGACTGGAACTTAGCCGAGCCTGCTTGGACGGGTCGCATGCGTTTAATTTCCAAAGGCAACGAATGTGCAATCAAATTAGAAGATAAAAATAGCGGCGAACTTTTTGCCAAATGTCCCATCGAAACATATCCAGGCATTGCAATCGAACCTGTAACAGATTCTTCCCGCTATTTCGTTCTTCGTATTCAAGATGACAACG GTAGGACGGCTTTCATTGGGATTGGTTTTGGGGACCGATCAGATTCTTTCGACTTAAATGTGGCCCTTCAGGACCACTTTAAATGGCTGAAGAAAGAGAAACAGATTAGCGAAGAACCTAATGCGCCAGCGTTAGATTTGGGTTTCAAAGAAGGTGAAACCATCAAGATTAACATGAAAATTACT AAAAAAGACGGCTCTGAAGGCAGCGGGAGGACCAAACTGAAGTCGGGGAACGGAGGTGGGCTCGGTCTGCTTCCACCGCCCCCTAGCGGCAAGTTACCGGCACCTCCGGGTAGTTCCCCGGCAGGGTCACCTGCTCACGCACCAAAAAGTGAAAATACGACAGGAGAAACGTGGGGCGAATTCGCCTCGGCTCAAGGAAG CGCCACCACACCAGTTCCTCCATCGACAAACAGTAATTGggtacaattttaa